The stretch of DNA CACCGCCATCCGCAAGCCGCCGAGCCTCGAGCATTGGGCAGGCACGGATTTCGGCGGACGGGATGTGCTGTCTCGTGTGCTGTGGGGCATTCAGAATACGGTCATCATAACGCTTGTTTCGATGGTGACGGGCGGCTTGCTCATCGGCATTACGATGGGATTGATATCGGGATACTTCGGCGCATGGATCGACGGGCTTATCATGCGCGTCGGCGAACTGTTCGCCGCGTTCCCTGACATCTTGTTCATGATAATCATCGCCGCCGCGCTCAGGCCGCGCTTCATTGATATGGCGCGCCAAATCGAAGAGAGCACCGGAATCGACGGCATAGTGCGCACCGGCATAGTGGACTACTTTGTCATATCGCTCGCATTGGTCGCTTTCGGCTGGGTGGGAATGGCGCGCCTTGTGCGGGGGCAAGTGCTGTTTCTGAAGGAGACGCCGTTCGTGGAGGCGGCGCGCGCGGCGGGCGCGAGTACTCCTCGCGTGCTGTTTGTGCATCTGCTTCCCAATGTCATCAGCCCCGTAGCCGTCAGCGTCTCGGCGGGCATGGGCGCGATGATCGGCGCTGAAATAGTCCTCAGCTGGCTGGGGCTGGGCATACAGCCGCCGCGTCCGAGCCTGGGGCAGATGCTATTGCAGGCTGGCAGCATCAGCGCGCTGCGCGAAGTTCCTTGGCTGCTGATTGCGCCCAGCGTAGTGGCGCTGGCGCTGGTGCTTGCCTGGAACTTGCTGGGTGACTCGCTAAACGATGTGCTAAACCCACGCACGCGGTAGTGGTCAGTTTTCAGTGGTCAGTTTTCAGTGGTCAGATGTCAGTGGTTAGGCTTTGTGGACATTTCGACGATGGCTCTAATTTCCTTGTCATTTCGAGCGAAAGCGAGAAATCTAAAGTCGTAAATTGGCTTATGTGCAATGATCCCTGCCTCGCAGGGACAGGCTTTAGATTCCTCACTGCGTTCGGAATGACAAGAAGAATAGTGCTGGAATGACAAGAACAGCGCGGAATGACGGGTTGAAAGTTATGGAGGGGGAATGCGTCGTGTTGCTGCGGGGATAGCGCCTTACTTTGTCGTCTTTTCGGCGAGCGCTTGCGGGCTGATAATCGAGATTGTCGCGTCTCGGCTGCTTGCGCCTACGGTGGGCGTGTCGCTGTTCACCTGGACTAGCATCATCGGCGTGGTGCTGGCGGGAATCAGCATCGGCAACTACCTCGGCGGCTTGACGGCGGACCGGTTCCCCACGCCCAAGACGCTGGGCATATTACTGTTCGGAGCCGGGTTAACCAGCCTGAGCGTCCTGCCGCTGCTTGAAATCGTCTCGCGATTGTACGACTCGCTGCACATCCTGCCGCGCATCGTGCTGATAACATCCACGCTGTTCCTCGTGCCGAGCGTCATATTGGGCATGGTTTCGCCGGTCGTCATAAAGCTGCGGCTGAGCGACCTTTCGCGGACAGGCAATGTCGTGGGCAAGATATACGCCGTATCCACCGCGGGCAGCATATTCGGCGTGTTCGTAACCGGCTTCGCGCTCATCCAATGGTTCGGCACGCGGCCGATACTGCTCG from Chloroflexota bacterium encodes:
- a CDS encoding ABC transporter permease, with the protein product MAVAEVAEAAEARERSKGHLRRAMERLVRKKIAIVCMVVLAIIYFAGIFAPLVAPYDYTEVNYTAIRKPPSLEHWAGTDFGGRDVLSRVLWGIQNTVIITLVSMVTGGLLIGITMGLISGYFGAWIDGLIMRVGELFAAFPDILFMIIIAAALRPRFIDMARQIEESTGIDGIVRTGIVDYFVISLALVAFGWVGMARLVRGQVLFLKETPFVEAARAAGASTPRVLFVHLLPNVISPVAVSVSAGMGAMIGAEIVLSWLGLGIQPPRPSLGQMLLQAGSISALREVPWLLIAPSVVALALVLAWNLLGDSLNDVLNPRTR